One segment of Methylocella silvestris BL2 DNA contains the following:
- a CDS encoding K(+)-transporting ATPase subunit F, with protein sequence MTLDYVLGGAVSLFLLIYLVYALLRPERF encoded by the coding sequence ATGACCCTTGATTATGTGCTGGGGGGAGCGGTGTCGCTGTTTCTCCTCATCTACCTCGTCTACGCGCTGCTGCGCCCCGAACGCTTCTGA